A window of the Radiobacillus deserti genome harbors these coding sequences:
- a CDS encoding Mrp/NBP35 family ATP-binding protein — translation MLTKEQVIELLNPIEDPFLHTTFEKTGAIQEITIKEDKKHVSVKLAIGQTNTGEQMQLQQQVVNVLKRGGAATVGLRFEQLPDDVIATYQPTEEKQPTLLDGNTKFLAIASGKGGVGKSTVTVNLAVALARLGKKVGIVDADIYGFSVPDMMGVEKRPAVENEKIIPVERFGVKVISMGFFVEDNSPIIWRGPMLGKMLTSFFKEVEWGELDYLLLDLPPGTGDIALDVHSMLPSSKEIIVTTPHPTAAFVAARAGQMALQTEHEILGVIENMAYFESKVTGEKEYVFGQGGGEKLAEVLNTSVIGQLPLQQPFKEEGVFAPSVYQEDHPTGEIFKEIAQKVITSYE, via the coding sequence TTGCTTACAAAGGAACAAGTAATAGAACTCCTTAATCCAATAGAAGATCCGTTTTTACATACTACCTTCGAGAAAACGGGTGCCATACAGGAAATTACAATAAAAGAAGACAAGAAGCATGTAAGCGTGAAGCTCGCAATTGGACAAACAAATACGGGTGAACAAATGCAGCTCCAACAGCAAGTTGTCAATGTACTGAAGCGTGGAGGAGCGGCAACAGTAGGACTTCGTTTTGAACAATTGCCAGACGATGTCATTGCCACTTATCAACCGACGGAAGAGAAGCAACCTACTTTATTGGATGGCAACACGAAATTTTTGGCAATTGCTAGTGGAAAAGGTGGCGTAGGGAAATCAACGGTAACCGTCAACTTAGCAGTGGCGCTAGCTCGTCTAGGTAAAAAAGTAGGAATCGTAGACGCAGATATCTACGGATTTAGTGTGCCTGATATGATGGGAGTGGAGAAGCGGCCAGCAGTTGAAAACGAAAAAATCATTCCAGTGGAACGATTCGGAGTAAAAGTCATTTCCATGGGATTTTTCGTAGAAGATAATTCCCCTATTATTTGGAGAGGTCCAATGCTAGGAAAAATGCTAACCAGCTTCTTTAAAGAAGTAGAGTGGGGAGAGCTTGACTACCTCCTTCTTGATTTACCACCGGGTACAGGAGACATTGCGTTAGATGTTCATTCTATGCTTCCGTCTTCTAAAGAAATAATCGTCACGACCCCACATCCAACTGCAGCATTTGTGGCAGCGCGTGCGGGTCAAATGGCCTTGCAAACAGAGCATGAAATTCTTGGGGTTATTGAAAACATGGCTTACTTTGAAAGTAAAGTGACTGGTGAAAAAGAGTATGTATTTGGACAAGGCGGCGGAGAAAAGCTTGCAGAAGTATTAAATACGAGTGTCATCGGCCAGCTCCCTTTACAGCAGCCTTTTAAAGAAGAAGGGGTATTCGCTCCTTCTGTTTATCAAGAGGATCATCCAACAGGAGAGATTTTCAAGGAAATCGCTCAAAAAGTTATAACGAGTTATGAGTAA
- the truA gene encoding tRNA pseudouridine(38-40) synthase TruA, whose protein sequence is MQRIKCVISYDGSEFSGYQVQPNGRTVQEEIEKALQKMSKGNPIRITASGRTDAGVHAKGQVFHYDTELEIPEDRWKKAINTLLPPDIRVLEIEKVSSSFHARFDVREKTYKYFVDVQEDIDIFKRKYAYHYPYPLDLDEMSKACELLQGEHDFTAFCAANSGVKGDKIRTIYQAHIKCTGNQIVFTFTGSGFLYNMVRILVGTLLEIGVGKRRASDILSIIESKDRNNAGKTAPAHGLYLWKVRYEEKNEKQRVRV, encoded by the coding sequence ATGCAACGAATAAAATGTGTGATTTCTTACGATGGATCTGAATTTTCAGGATATCAAGTTCAACCAAATGGTCGAACGGTTCAAGAGGAAATTGAAAAGGCTCTTCAGAAGATGTCAAAGGGGAATCCAATTCGTATCACAGCATCTGGGAGAACAGATGCTGGTGTCCATGCAAAAGGACAAGTTTTTCATTATGATACAGAGTTAGAGATTCCTGAAGATAGGTGGAAAAAAGCAATCAATACTCTACTACCTCCTGATATTAGAGTGTTAGAGATAGAGAAGGTAAGTTCTTCCTTCCATGCGCGGTTTGATGTGCGAGAAAAGACCTACAAGTACTTTGTGGATGTACAGGAAGATATTGATATATTTAAACGCAAATATGCGTATCATTACCCATACCCTCTAGACCTAGATGAGATGTCGAAGGCTTGTGAGCTTCTCCAAGGGGAGCATGACTTTACAGCCTTTTGTGCGGCCAATTCGGGTGTAAAAGGGGATAAAATACGGACCATCTATCAAGCTCATATAAAGTGCACGGGCAACCAAATTGTTTTCACCTTTACAGGAAGCGGCTTTTTGTATAATATGGTGCGGATTTTAGTTGGTACTCTTCTAGAGATTGGCGTTGGAAAACGGAGAGCTTCTGATATTCTGTCTATTATAGAATCTAAGGATCGTAACAATGCTGGCAAAACTGCACCTGCACATGGATTATACTTGTGGAAGGTTCGCTATGAAGAAAAAAATGAAAAACAACGTGTCCGGGTGTAA
- a CDS encoding energy-coupling factor transporter transmembrane component T family protein produces MNNFIVGQYVPGESFIHRLDPRTKIALIFFFVIIVFFANSVGSYGILTLFAFTVTISTRIKPTFILKGLTPVWFLIVFTFILHLIVTKEGNVLFEVLGYSIYSGALIQGFAISLRFFLLILITSMLTLTTTPIEITDAIETLLGPLKKVRFPVHELALMMSISLRFIPTLMQETEKISKAQASRGVDFRTGPLKERIQAVVPLLVPLFVSAFKRAEELAMAMEARGYRGGEGRTKLRELRTQSIDFVAYGIFILVVIGIFIWRK; encoded by the coding sequence GTGAATAACTTCATCGTCGGTCAATATGTTCCAGGTGAGTCTTTTATTCACCGATTAGATCCAAGAACAAAAATCGCACTTATTTTTTTCTTTGTTATTATTGTGTTCTTTGCTAATTCTGTGGGCAGTTATGGTATATTAACCTTGTTTGCCTTTACCGTTACGATTTCTACACGGATTAAACCAACCTTTATTCTAAAGGGGCTCACTCCCGTATGGTTTTTAATCGTTTTTACGTTTATTCTTCATTTAATTGTAACGAAGGAAGGGAACGTATTATTTGAAGTATTGGGCTATTCCATTTATTCCGGAGCGCTTATTCAAGGATTTGCTATCTCATTACGATTCTTCCTCCTTATTCTTATTACCTCCATGCTGACATTAACAACAACACCGATAGAAATTACAGATGCAATTGAAACCCTGCTCGGTCCATTGAAGAAAGTTAGGTTTCCAGTTCATGAGTTAGCATTGATGATGTCCATTTCTTTACGGTTTATTCCGACGCTAATGCAGGAAACAGAGAAAATCTCTAAGGCGCAGGCATCACGTGGGGTCGATTTTCGCACTGGTCCACTAAAAGAACGAATTCAAGCAGTGGTTCCTTTACTTGTACCACTGTTCGTAAGTGCTTTTAAACGTGCGGAGGAGCTAGCGATGGCGATGGAGGCTAGGGGGTACCGCGGTGGAGAAGGAAGAACGAAGCTAAGAGAGCTAAGGACGCAATCCATTGACTTTGTAGCCTATGGTATCTTTATTCTAGTCGTCATTGGCATATTTATTTGGAGGAAGTAA
- a CDS encoding MFS transporter produces MTSLLKNKGYLTLIGAQAISSIGDWLSIVAIITMVGLKWNASPLEVSLIMLCLAIPMALFGPVAGVVADRLNRKTLMISSDLIRAMLIFFLAFADTIWMVYICLFSVGMFSAVFIPAKNAKLKELVPDDDMRSAMSITSMIDSSTKILGPLLSGVLVTAFGAKPVFFIDSATFLLSALLLCFLPKAVVIVVEEKEERDEKKDTNSTSFFKELASGFTFVKQHSFMLVGLLFLGSSLLVLQLSDSQIIVLLRELTYASPDLFGYAVTAAGAGTFLSGLYLTKKTDYNPIIMMLIGVSGVGLGFGLMALFTFFDFGLSTVWCTLFAFIAGFTAGFVFVPFHATVQMNTPVHMTGKVFGVVNSVTTTATIIGPLLGGWLSTIIGVIPTFIITGSILIMMSVIGLILRHKIDGREEHVPESKSRTSGAATN; encoded by the coding sequence TTGACTTCGTTATTGAAAAATAAAGGCTATCTGACATTGATTGGTGCGCAGGCAATTTCAAGTATCGGAGATTGGTTAAGCATTGTTGCGATTATAACGATGGTTGGATTGAAGTGGAATGCAAGTCCGCTAGAAGTTTCGCTGATTATGTTGTGTTTGGCCATTCCGATGGCTCTGTTTGGACCGGTAGCAGGAGTGGTCGCAGATCGACTGAATCGAAAAACACTTATGATCTCGTCTGATTTGATTCGCGCCATGCTTATCTTTTTTCTAGCGTTTGCTGATACCATCTGGATGGTTTATATTTGCTTATTCTCTGTTGGGATGTTTTCAGCAGTGTTTATCCCCGCAAAAAATGCAAAGCTTAAAGAATTAGTACCCGACGATGATATGAGAAGTGCCATGTCCATCACATCTATGATTGATTCAAGTACGAAGATCCTAGGGCCGTTACTGAGTGGGGTTCTCGTTACCGCATTTGGGGCAAAGCCCGTGTTCTTCATAGATTCTGCAACCTTTTTACTATCTGCATTACTATTATGTTTCCTACCAAAAGCAGTCGTCATAGTAGTAGAGGAAAAGGAAGAAAGGGACGAGAAAAAAGATACAAACAGCACTTCTTTCTTCAAAGAATTAGCAAGTGGGTTTACTTTTGTAAAACAGCATTCTTTTATGCTGGTAGGTCTTCTTTTTCTCGGCTCTAGTTTATTAGTACTGCAGCTATCCGACTCCCAGATTATTGTTTTGTTAAGAGAGCTAACTTATGCATCTCCTGATTTATTTGGTTATGCAGTAACAGCTGCAGGTGCAGGAACCTTTTTATCCGGACTCTACCTCACAAAGAAGACGGACTATAATCCTATTATCATGATGCTAATTGGTGTTTCAGGAGTTGGACTAGGTTTTGGATTAATGGCTCTCTTTACGTTTTTTGACTTTGGCCTTTCAACAGTCTGGTGTACCCTTTTTGCTTTCATAGCTGGGTTTACTGCAGGATTTGTGTTTGTTCCTTTCCATGCAACCGTTCAAATGAACACCCCCGTTCATATGACAGGAAAAGTATTTGGTGTCGTGAATAGCGTAACTACAACGGCTACAATTATCGGCCCTTTACTTGGAGGATGGTTATCAACCATAATAGGAGTAATTCCAACCTTTATCATTACAGGTTCTATTTTAATTATGATGTCCGTCATTGGACTGATTTTGAGACACAAGATTGATGGGAGAGAGGAACATGTCCCCGAAAGTAAGTCAAGAACATCTGGAGCAGCGACGAACTAA
- the cwlD gene encoding N-acetylmuramoyl-L-alanine amidase CwlD, producing MKRAVKVLSWLMGVVVLILLIQYPIQKSKDSWESWSLPLSGEIIVIDPGHGGPDGGAVGKDNTLEKDIALEVSKILRDYLQQSGALVYLTRESDRDLADDDTAGLARRKVEDIRNRVSFIKEKQADLFVSIHLNALPSTKWSGAQAFYYPSLDASENLAKLIQSEIKRNLENTNREALALNGMYLLKHAETPGALVEIGFLSNEHERELLKTNSYQRKIAASIYEGILRQAAGEEE from the coding sequence ATGAAACGGGCCGTTAAGGTACTAAGTTGGTTGATGGGAGTAGTCGTTCTTATTTTGCTTATTCAATATCCGATACAGAAAAGTAAGGACTCATGGGAATCCTGGTCTTTACCTTTATCTGGGGAAATCATTGTTATTGATCCGGGACACGGTGGCCCAGATGGAGGAGCGGTTGGAAAAGACAATACATTAGAAAAAGATATTGCCCTAGAAGTTTCGAAAATATTAAGAGATTATTTACAACAGTCTGGAGCTTTGGTATATCTAACACGAGAATCAGATAGGGATCTAGCTGATGATGACACCGCAGGATTGGCTAGGAGAAAGGTAGAGGATATTCGTAACCGTGTAAGTTTTATTAAAGAAAAACAAGCAGATCTTTTTGTGAGTATTCATCTGAATGCTCTTCCATCCACGAAATGGAGCGGTGCACAAGCTTTTTATTATCCATCTTTAGATGCCAGCGAGAACTTAGCGAAATTAATTCAATCGGAAATTAAACGGAATCTAGAGAATACAAACAGAGAGGCATTAGCGCTAAATGGAATGTACTTACTTAAACATGCGGAAACACCAGGGGCGTTAGTGGAAATTGGCTTTTTGTCGAATGAACATGAGCGGGAGCTTTTAAAAACGAACTCCTATCAAAGGAAAATAGCTGCAAGTATCTATGAAGGGATACTAAGACAAGCGGCTGGGGAGGAAGAATAA
- a CDS encoding KinB-signaling pathway activation protein has product MNSRNWVRMFLRTLFLGAGATLITSFFVQASTYMEYLAPLDLFQLLGVLIFFIGLGLVFSLVSQMGFFAYLTVNQLGLSMLKGFWAPLQSLLILFTLFDLVYFRYKASDGETSILVYLAVAVFLFVYGWVVSAKKANETNRNAFIPALFFMVVVTSIEWVPGLRTSGSDYSWLMIVPLLLYNTYQLLILHKLNDTKKEQS; this is encoded by the coding sequence TTGAATAGTCGCAATTGGGTTCGTATGTTTTTACGTACTTTATTCTTAGGGGCAGGAGCCACTTTAATCACAAGCTTTTTTGTACAAGCATCCACATATATGGAATATTTGGCTCCATTAGACCTCTTTCAGTTATTAGGAGTACTAATTTTCTTTATTGGACTAGGCTTAGTGTTTAGTTTAGTCAGTCAGATGGGGTTCTTTGCTTACTTGACGGTTAATCAGCTTGGCTTAAGTATGTTAAAAGGATTTTGGGCACCACTTCAATCATTATTGATATTGTTTACGCTATTTGATCTAGTTTATTTTCGCTATAAAGCATCAGATGGAGAAACATCTATCCTTGTATATTTAGCAGTAGCTGTATTTCTGTTTGTGTATGGGTGGGTTGTCTCTGCAAAGAAAGCAAATGAGACTAACCGAAATGCTTTTATCCCAGCTCTTTTCTTTATGGTCGTTGTGACATCTATAGAATGGGTCCCTGGACTTCGTACTAGTGGAAGTGATTATTCGTGGTTAATGATCGTTCCTTTATTATTATATAACACCTATCAATTACTCATTCTCCACAAATTAAATGATACGAAAAAAGAGCAGTCATAG
- the gerD gene encoding spore germination lipoprotein GerD, with amino-acid sequence MNKQLCRMILFISFLILTACGAGGGAANGEQADYDTTKKMVTDILKTDEGKKAITEVLTDGEMQQKYVIESDVVKQSITDALTSDKGKEFWSKMFSDPKFVEEFGKTLQDQQKDIMKSLMADSEYQKKMMDILKNPEMEEQMMNVLTSQKFRENLEKVIQETIETPAFKAKVSEIVLKAAEEMKKPEEKSGGGQKKEQGQGQ; translated from the coding sequence ATGAATAAACAACTTTGCCGCATGATCCTGTTCATTTCTTTTCTAATTTTAACAGCCTGTGGGGCCGGTGGTGGAGCAGCAAATGGCGAACAAGCTGATTATGATACGACCAAAAAAATGGTTACAGATATATTAAAAACAGATGAAGGAAAAAAGGCAATTACGGAAGTTTTGACAGATGGTGAAATGCAGCAAAAATATGTCATTGAATCGGATGTTGTGAAACAATCCATTACAGATGCCTTAACTTCAGACAAAGGGAAAGAATTCTGGTCCAAAATGTTTTCTGATCCTAAATTTGTGGAGGAATTCGGAAAAACACTTCAAGATCAACAAAAAGATATTATGAAATCCTTAATGGCAGATTCGGAATATCAAAAGAAAATGATGGATATTTTGAAGAATCCTGAAATGGAAGAGCAAATGATGAACGTACTAACGAGTCAAAAATTCCGTGAGAATTTGGAAAAAGTGATTCAAGAAACCATCGAAACTCCAGCATTCAAAGCCAAGGTTAGTGAAATTGTCCTTAAAGCTGCTGAGGAAATGAAAAAACCAGAGGAAAAAAGCGGTGGTGGTCAGAAAAAAGAGCAAGGTCAAGGGCAATAA
- the rpsI gene encoding 30S ribosomal protein S9 produces the protein MAKVQYYGTGRRKSSTARVRLVPGNGTITVNNRDAESYFPYETLRTIIKQPLAATETEGSYDVLVNVHGGGFTGQAGAIRHGVARALLEADPEYRTVLKRAGFLTRDARMKERKKYGLKGARRAPQFSKR, from the coding sequence GTGGCAAAAGTACAATATTACGGCACAGGTCGTCGTAAAAGCTCAACTGCACGTGTACGTCTAGTTCCAGGTAACGGAACAATCACAGTTAACAATCGAGATGCTGAAAGCTATTTCCCATACGAAACACTACGTACTATCATTAAACAACCATTAGCTGCAACGGAAACAGAAGGTAGCTATGATGTATTGGTTAATGTACATGGTGGAGGATTCACTGGTCAAGCTGGAGCTATCCGTCATGGTGTAGCACGTGCTTTACTAGAAGCAGATCCAGAATACCGCACAGTTCTAAAACGTGCTGGATTCTTAACTCGTGACGCTCGTATGAAAGAACGTAAGAAATACGGTCTTAAAGGCGCTCGTCGTGCACCACAGTTCTCAAAACGTTAA
- a CDS encoding TetR/AcrR family transcriptional regulator, whose amino-acid sequence MSPKVSQEHLEQRRTNILEAAKQVFRELGYEKTTMKDVMEAAGVSRGGLYHYFSNKEDLFEAILAEALQGEVTHTDTLLQEKVDSYWHLLLTRVFGDDITIDDSMDPLASVNLEFFITGKNDDRRRAFAYERYYNGKKLYQNIIEAGQKHGEFSKQYDASVIAQSIITFIDGLALDHALLPAEDVRVKQQSELFVDYLKMALGVKKGES is encoded by the coding sequence ATGTCCCCGAAAGTAAGTCAAGAACATCTGGAGCAGCGACGAACTAATATTTTAGAAGCTGCGAAACAAGTATTTAGAGAACTAGGATATGAAAAAACGACCATGAAGGATGTCATGGAGGCAGCTGGTGTAAGTAGAGGTGGACTCTATCATTACTTTTCTAACAAAGAAGACTTGTTTGAAGCGATTTTAGCTGAAGCATTACAAGGGGAGGTCACGCACACAGATACCTTACTACAAGAAAAAGTAGACTCCTATTGGCATCTTCTTTTAACAAGGGTATTTGGGGATGATATCACGATTGATGATTCTATGGACCCTTTAGCTTCTGTTAACCTCGAATTCTTCATCACAGGCAAAAACGATGATAGAAGAAGAGCATTTGCTTACGAGAGATATTATAATGGAAAAAAACTTTACCAAAATATAATTGAGGCTGGCCAAAAGCACGGAGAGTTTAGCAAGCAATATGACGCTTCCGTCATTGCGCAGTCGATAATCACCTTCATAGATGGACTCGCTCTAGATCATGCATTATTACCAGCCGAAGACGTAAGAGTGAAACAGCAATCTGAGCTTTTTGTCGACTATCTGAAAATGGCGCTTGGAGTTAAAAAAGGTGAATCATAA
- the rplM gene encoding 50S ribosomal protein L13 has product MRTTFMANENNIERKWLVVDAEGQTLGRLASEVAAILRGKHKPTYTPHVDTGDHVIIVNAEKIELSGNKLNDKMYYRHSNHPGGLKARTANEMRTKYPEQMLELTVKGMLPKGSLGRQMGKKLHVFRGPEHNHQAQKPEAYQLRG; this is encoded by the coding sequence ATGCGCACAACTTTCATGGCGAATGAAAATAATATCGAACGCAAATGGTTGGTTGTGGATGCTGAAGGCCAAACGCTTGGTCGCTTAGCAAGTGAAGTTGCAGCAATCCTTCGCGGAAAGCATAAACCAACTTACACACCACACGTTGATACAGGTGATCACGTAATCATCGTAAATGCAGAGAAAATCGAACTTTCTGGTAACAAACTAAATGACAAAATGTACTACCGTCATTCTAACCACCCAGGTGGATTAAAAGCTCGTACAGCGAACGAAATGCGTACGAAATACCCAGAACAAATGCTTGAATTAACGGTTAAAGGTATGCTTCCTAAAGGTAGCCTTGGACGTCAAATGGGTAAAAAATTACACGTATTCCGTGGACCGGAACACAATCATCAAGCACAAAAACCAGAAGCGTATCAACTTCGCGGATAA
- the pdaB gene encoding polysaccharide deacetylase family sporulation protein PdaB translates to MSHFYVWRPGKIKRWMLTIIAALFTALFLWIETDGAFSVFSSKEDPAALSKGSAKDPNIALTFNISYGNEKVEPILEKLRKYKVKATFFVIGEWAERHPNLLKKITEDGHELGMMGYRYKSYLKMEPEQVRKDLSYAREIFSKQGYKDIKLLRPPSGHFNKEILKIAEDQGYKVVQWSVNPNDWENPGTQKIIDTVMGNTQKGDIILMHASDSVKQTPKALDTILPGLKNKGFEYVHVSELITRANAKSTLIE, encoded by the coding sequence TTGAGTCACTTTTATGTGTGGAGACCGGGGAAAATAAAGCGTTGGATGCTGACCATTATTGCCGCACTATTTACAGCATTATTTCTATGGATAGAAACAGACGGAGCATTTTCTGTTTTTTCTTCTAAGGAAGATCCAGCCGCTTTAAGTAAAGGAAGTGCGAAAGACCCCAATATTGCACTTACCTTTAATATTAGCTACGGAAACGAGAAAGTGGAGCCTATTTTAGAAAAACTAAGGAAGTATAAAGTAAAGGCCACATTTTTTGTAATTGGGGAATGGGCAGAACGCCACCCTAATCTTCTAAAAAAGATAACCGAGGATGGGCACGAACTTGGAATGATGGGGTATCGATACAAAAGTTATCTTAAAATGGAGCCAGAGCAAGTTAGAAAAGATTTGTCCTACGCTAGAGAAATTTTTTCAAAGCAAGGGTATAAGGACATAAAGTTACTACGGCCACCAAGTGGACATTTTAATAAAGAGATTCTAAAAATCGCAGAAGATCAAGGCTATAAAGTAGTTCAATGGTCTGTGAATCCGAATGATTGGGAAAACCCAGGGACACAAAAAATTATTGATACTGTTATGGGAAATACTCAGAAAGGGGATATCATCCTGATGCATGCCTCTGATTCAGTAAAACAAACACCAAAAGCCTTGGATACCATACTACCTGGTTTAAAGAACAAAGGATTTGAATATGTACATGTCTCCGAGCTAATTACTCGTGCTAATGCAAAATCTACATTAATTGAATAG